The genomic window AACTATCGAGCCAAGAGACTCACCCGCTGAATCGTGCCCGTGTACTCCTGTGAGTTCCAACCCGGGATGTCGAAGCACAAGCTGTGCCAGAACCTGCCCGGTGTAACCAGATACTCCCAATATAACAACCTTCATCGTAGATAAGTATACGTCTCTACGTATATTCATACCATCATCGATATCGAGAAAGCACCAACCGCTAGAATAAATACTTGACAGGAGGAACAGAAACCGATGACCTTCATCCAGGCCTATGAGCAGATGTGGCTCAACTATACAAACTTCAGAGGGAGGGCGGATCGCAGTGCCTACTGGAAGGCGATGGTGATCAACCTGGCGCTGTCGATCATCTTTCTCTTTACCACCGCACACTCCTCGCTTGCCTCGACCATCGCAGACCTCTACAGCATCGCAGCCTTTATACCAGGCCTTGCACTCACGATAAGGCGTCTACACGACACCAATCGTCACG from Ferrimicrobium acidiphilum DSM 19497 includes these protein-coding regions:
- a CDS encoding DUF805 domain-containing protein; translated protein: MTFIQAYEQMWLNYTNFRGRADRSAYWKAMVINLALSIIFLFTTAHSSLASTIADLYSIAAFIPGLALTIRRLHDTNRHGWWWFICLVPLAGPIVLLVFLALPSNPSENRWGPPSSPGKIRSY